The DNA sequence CCACCCATGTCGGACGGGTCGCCGCGGTCACCGTGACCGCGCTGGCCGCAGCACTCGTCCAGCCCCTCGCGGCCCGGGCGGACGCCCCGCCGCCGCCACCGTCCGACGCCCGGCTCGCGGCCGAGCCCGCCCGGCACGAGGCCACCCGCGACCAGTTCTACTTCGTCCTGCCGGACCGCTTCGCCAATGGCGACGCGAGCAACGACAAGGGCGGCCTGACCGGTTCCCGCCTCTCCACCGGCTACGACCCCACCGACAAGGGCTTCTACCAGGATGGCGACCTCAAGGGCCTGACCAAGCGCCTCGACTACATCAAGGGTCTCGGCACCACCGCCATCTGGATGGCGCCGATCTTCAAGAACCAGCCCGTACAGGGCACCGGCGCCAACGCCTCCGCCGCCTACCACGGCTACTGGATCACCGACTTCACCCAGGTCGACCCGCACTTCGGCACCAACAAGGACCTTGAGACCCTCATCTCCAAGGCGCACGCCAAGGGCATGAAGGTCTTCTTCGACGTCATCACCAACCACACGGCCGATGTCGTCGACTATGAGGAGAAGTCGTACGACTACCTCTCCAAGGGTGCCTTCCCGTACCTGACGAAGGACGGCAAGCCCTTCGACGACGCCGACTACGCGGACGGGAAGTCCGGGTTCCCGGCGGTCGGCACCGGCTCCTTCCCGCGCACCCCGGCCGTCCCCGCCGCGAAGAAGAACGTCAAGGTCCCGTCGTGGCTCAACGACCCGACGATGTACCACAACCGCGGCGACTCCACCTTCGCCGGTGAGAGCTCCACCCACGGCGACTTCGGCGGCCTCGACGACCTGTGGACCGAGCGTCCCGAGGTCGTCACCGGCATGGAGAAGATCTACCAGCGCTGGGTCAGGGACTTCGACATCGACGGCTTCCGGATCGACACCGTGAAGCACGTCAACATGGAGTTCTGGACCCAGTGGGCCACGGCGCTGGACTCCTACGCCGCCAAGCAGGGCCGCGACGACTTCTTCATGTTCGGCGAGGTGTACTCCGCCGACACGAACGTCACCTCGCCCTACGTCACCGAAGGCCGCCTCGACTCCACACTCGACTTCCCCTTCCAGGAGGCGGCCCGGCAGTACGCCTCCCAGGGCGGCACCGCGCAGAAGCTGGCGTCCGTCTTCGGCGACGACTACAAGTACACGACCGACAAGGCCAACGCGTACGAGCAGGTCACCTTCCTCGGCAACCACGACATGGGCCGCATCGGGTACTTCCTGAACCAGGACAACCCGAAGGCGACCGACGCCGAGCTGCTGAAGAAGGACGAGCTCGCCAACGAGCTGATGTTCCTCAGCCGCGGCAACCCGGTCGTCTACTACGGCGACGAGCAGGGCTTCACCGGCGCCGGCGGCGACAAGGACGCCCGTCAGACCCTGTTCGCCTCGAAGACCGCCGACTACCTCGACGACGACCAGCTCGGCACCGACCGCACGCACGCGAGCGACGCCTACGACACGAGCGCGCCGCTCTACCGGCAGATCGCCGAGCTCTCCGCCCTCCGCAAGGCCAACCCCGCCCTCGCCGACGGCATCCAGACGGAGCGGTACGCGGCCGACGGCGCCGGGATCTACGCCTTCTCGCGCACCGCCGCCAAGTCGGGCACGGAGTACGTCGTCGCGTTCAACAACGCCGGCGAGGCGAAGACGGCGACCTTCGCGACCGGCTCGGCCGGCATGACGTTCAAGGGGATCCACGGGACGCGCGACTCGGTCAGGAGCGACGCCGGCAGGAAGGTCACCGTCACCGTCCCGGCCGGCTCGGCGATCGTCCTCAAGGCGACCGGCAGGCCGGCGAAGCCCGCCACCGCGCCGACCCTGACCCTCAAGGCCCCGGCAGCCGGCGCCATCGGCACGGTGGAGATCGGCGCGGACGTCGACGGCGGACAGCTGGGCCGCGTCGTGTTCGCAGCCCAGGTCGGCAACGGCAAGTGGCGGACCCTCGGCTCCGCCGACCACGCCCCGTACAAGGTCACGCAGGCCATCGGCAAGGACGTACCCGCCGGAACGGCCCTGCGCTACAAGGCCGTCGTCATCGACTCGGCCGGCCGCACCGCCAGTGCCACGGCGGCCTCCACCACCGGCACCCCGCCCGCACCCGAGACCCCCAGCGCCGCCTCCCGCGACTACGCGGTCGTCCACTACAAGCGCACCGACGGCGACTACGCGAACTGGGGCCTGTACGCCTGGGGCGACCTCGCCGACGGAGAGTCCACGAACTGGCCGGACAGTCACCCCTTCGTCGGCCGTGACGCGTACGGCGCCTTCGCCTACGTCAAGCTGAAGCCGGGCGCGACGAACGTCGGTTTCCTCGTCATCGACAAGGACGGCAACAAGGACGTCTCCGCCGACCGCGCGATCGACCTCACCAAGACCGGTGAGATCTGGATCGAGCAGGGCAAGGAGGCCGTCCGCACCGAGAAGCCCGCGGCCGACTATCCGGCGCCGGACAAGTCCAAGGCCGTCCTGCACTACCACCGCGCCGACGGCGACTACGACGGCTGGGGCCTGCACACCTGGACGGGTGCCGCGAACCCCACCGAGTGGTCGAACCCCCTGAAGCCGGTCAAGACTGATGCCTATGGTGCGGTTTTCGAGGTACCGCTCACCGACGGTGCCACCAGCCTCAGCTACATCCTCCACAAGGGCGACGAGAAGGACCTGCCCACCGACCAGTCCCTCGACCTCACCGCGAACGGCCATGAGGTGTGGCTGTTGAGCGGCCAGGAGAAGTACCTGCTCCCGCAGCCCGCGGGGTCCGCGGCGGCGCTCGACCTGAGCACGTCCAAGGCGGTCTGGATCGACCGGAACACCGTCGCCTGGAAGGGCTCCGAGGGCGCGGCCTCCACCCAGCTGCTCTACAGCCGGGACGGCGGGATCGCGGTCCAGGACGGCACGCTGACCGGTGACGCCAAGTGGCTGCGGCTGTCCAGGAGCTCCCTCACCGACGCCCAGAAGGCGCAGTTCCCGCACCTCAAGGACTACCCCGCCTGGTCCGTCGACCCGCGCGACCGCGACCGGGTCCGCGAGGCCCTCGCCGGCCAGGTCGTCGCCTCGCAGCGGGCCGCTGGGGGCACCTCCCAGGCTTTCGGCTCTGGGGGAGGTGCCGTGCTCGCGGCGACCGGCGTCCAGATCGGCGGCATCCTCGACGACCTGTACTCCGGGGCGACCAAGGCCGACCTGGGGCCGGCCTTCGACAAGGGCCGTCCGACGCTGTCCGTCTGGGCGCCCACGGCCCAGTCGGTCAAGCTGGAGATCGGCGACTCCACCGTCGCCATGAAGCGGAACGCCGGCACCGGCGTCTGGTCCGTCACCGGCCCGAAGTCCTGGAAGGGCAAGCCCTACCGGTACGTCGTCAAGGTCTGGGCGCCCAGCGTCCAGAAGGTCGTCACCAACAAGGTCACCGACCCCTACTCGGTCGCCCTGACCACCGACTCCGAGCGCAGCCTCGTCGTCGACCTGGACGACAAGGCCCTGGCGCCGGGCGGCTGGTCCTCGTACACCAAGCCCAAGGCCGTACCGCTGAAGGACGCGCAGATCCAGGAGCTGCACGTCCGGGACTTCTCCGTCGAGGACCGGACGGCGAAGAACCGGGGCACCTACCTCGCCTTCGCGGACAAGGACAGCGACGGCTCCAAGCACCTGCGTGAGCTGGCGAAGGCGGGCACGTCGTACGTCCACCTGCTGCCGGCCTTCGACATCGCCACGATCCCCGAACGCCGGCAGGACCAGGCGACCGTCGGCTGCGACCTCGCCTCCTTCCCGGCCGACTCCGACAAGCAGCAGGAGTGCGTGTCGAAGATCGCTGCGAAGGACGCCTACAACTGGGGCTACGACCCGTACCACTACACGGTCCCCGAGGGCTCGTACGCCACCGACCCGGACGGCACCGGCCGCACGGTCGAGTTCCGCAGGATGGTCAAGGCGCTGAACGAGGACGGCCTGCGGGTCGTCATGGACGTCGTCTACAACCACACCGCGGCGAGCGGCCAGGCGGACACCTCCGTCCTCGACCGGATCGTCCCCGGCTACTACCAGCGCCTCCTCGCCGACGGCTCGGTCGCCAACAGCACCTGTTGCGCCAACACGGCCACCGAGAACGCCATGATGGGCAAGCTGGTCGTCGACTCGATCGTCACCTGGGCCAAGGAGTACAAGGTCGACGGCTTCCGCTTCGACCTGATGGGCCACCACCCGAAGGCCAACATCCTGGCCGTGCGCAAGGCCCTCGACGCGCTGACCCTCGCCAAGGACGGCGTCGACGGCAAGAAGATCATCCTGTACGGCGAGGGCTGGAACTTCGGCGAGGTCGCCGACGACGCCCGCTTCACGCAGGCCACCCAGAAGAACATGGCCGGCACCGGCATCGCGACCTTCTCCGACCGGGCGCGCGACGCCGTACGCGGCGGCGGGCCCTTCGACGAGGACCCCGGCGTCCAGGGCTTCGCGTCCGGGCTGTTCACCGACCCCAACTCCTCGGAGAACAACGGTACTTCCGAGGAGCAGAAGGCCCGGCTGCTGCACTACCAGGACCTGATCAAGGTCGGCCTGTCCGGCAACCTCGCCCAGTACCGGTTCACCGACACCGCCGGCAAGGAGGTCACCGGCGCCGAGGTCGACTACAACGGCCAGCCCGCCGGGTACGCGGACGCCCCCGGTGACGCCCTCGCCTACGCGGACGCGCACGACAACGAGTCACTGTTCGACGCGCTCGCCTTCAAGCTGCCGAAGGACACGTCGGCCGCCGACCGGGCCCGCATGCAGGTCCTCGCCATGGCCACGGCCACCCTGTCGCAGGGACCGGCCCTCTCCCAGGCGGGCACCGACCTGCTGCGCTCCAAGTCGCTGGACCGCAACTCCTACGACAGCGGCGACTGGTTCAACGCCATCCACTGGAACTGCGCCGACGGCAACGGCTTCGGGCGGGGGCTGCCGCCGGCCGCCGACAACCAGTCCAAGTGGCCCTACGCCAAGCCCCTGCTGAGCACCGTGAAGGTGGGGTGCGAGCAGATCGAGGGGACCTCGGCGGCGTACCGGGACCTGCTGAGCATCCGTTCGACGGAGAGTGCCTTCTCCCTCGGCACGGCCGGACAGGTGCAGTCGAAGCTGTCCTTCCCGCTGTCCGGGAAGGACGAGACGCCCGGCGTGATCACCATGCGGCTCGGTGACCTCGTCGTCGTCTTCAACGCGACCCCCGAGCAGCAGGAGCAGCGGATCGCCTCGCTGGCGGGCGAGGGCTATCGACTGCATCCGGTGCAGGCCTCGGGCGCGGACCCTATCGTCAAGTCCTCGTCCTACGAGCGCGAATCCGGCACGTTCGCCGTTCCGGGTCGTACTGTCGCCGTCTTCTCACGGGCCCTTTGATACCGCACTAGGTTGAGTGGGGCGGACCCGGTCACGGGCCCGCCCCACTCGTGCGTATCCAAGGGCTCCCGACGATGGACGGTTTCGGCAAGCAGTCGGGCACGACCGTGATGGTCGTCGACGACGTCTCGACCAACCGCTTCGCCATGGGCGCCGTGCTGCGCCGCGCGGGCCACGACGTCGTACCGGTCGCGAGCGCGGGGGAGGCGCTGAGCGAACTCGACATACGGCTTCGCGCGGGCACCCTGCCCGACGTGGCGCTCGTCGACGTGGGGCTGCCGGACATGAGCGGCTTCGAACTGTGCCGCCTGGTCAAGGCCCGGCCGTCCATGGCCGTACTGCCCGTCGTCCACTTCTCCGCCATGGCCATGGACCCGGGAGACCGGTGCCGGGGGCTCGACGCGGGCGCCGACGCCTACCTGACCGTGCCCGCCGAGCCGAGCGAGATCGAGGCCGTCGTACGGGCCGCCGTACGCGGGGCGCGTCTGCGCAGCGCGGCCGAGGTGCTCGCACACCGGCTGACGCTGCTGTCGGAGGCGATCGTCACCGTGCAGACCGCGCGCTGCCTGGGGGAACTGGCCGACGCCGCCGCCGCGGGCACGGCCCGGCTCACCGGCACGCCCGCCGTCGTCTTCGTCATCGGCCCGGGCGGCGAGCCGCACTGGGGCAGTTCCCTGCGCCTGCCCCGAGGCGACGGCTTCGCCCGTCCGGCGGGCACCCCCACCGCACTGCCCGACACCGCCCCGCAGGTCGCTGCGGCACGCCTGATCACCCGGATCGCGGAGGGCCGGACCGGGCGGACCGGGGTGCACAGCACGACCGTGCCCGCCTCACTGTGGCCCGCCGGTTTCTTCCGGCCCGGCGTCCGGGAGGACGCCCGCCTGGTCCTGGCGTTCACCGACGAGGGCCGCACGTCGGTGTGCGTCGCCATGCCCGTACCGCCGTCCCCACCGTCGGCCCGGCGCCCGCAGGCCGGGGTGCTCGCCGAGCCGATTCCGGTGTACGTCCCCTTCGCGCACCACCGCCCGCAGCCCGGACCGCCGGCCGAGCCGATGCCCGCGTACGACCCCCTCGCGCCCCGGCGCCCGCACAACGGGGTACCCGCATCCGTGGCGCCGGCGACACGGTGCCGATCCGCCCCACCGATGCCGGCATACGACCCGCTTGCGGCCCGGCGTCCGCCGACCGCGCCGGTCCCCGCCCCGGACCCCGCCGACGACGACCTCCTCGCCCGGCTCGCCCAGGCCACCGCGCTCGCCGCCGAGCCGCTGCTGATGTACCAGGCGGAGCGGCAGATCGCGCTCACCCTGCAGCACAGCTTTCTGCCCCAGCCGTACCGGCTGCCCGCGCTGCCCGGCGTGAAGGTCGTCGTCCGGTACGTCCCCGCGTCCCGGCAGGCCGAGATCGGCGGGGACTTCTACGCCGCCCTGCGCACCCGGGAGGGGGTGCTCACGGCGGTCGGGGACGTCGTCGGGCACTCGCTGGACGCGGCCACCGTCATGGTCGAGATCCGGCACGCGCTGCGCGCCTACTGCGTCGAGGAGAGCGACCCGGGCACGCTCGCCGAACGGCTCGACCGGATGCTCGTGCACTATCACCCCGACGTCACCGCCACGGTCTGCCTGGCCCTGGTCGACCCCGGCACCGGACGCGGCCGTATCGCCAACGCGGGTCACATCCCGCCGCTGCTCGTGCGGGACGGAGGCGACGCCGAGTACGTCCCCGTGGACGGCCCGCTGCTCGGCCTCGGCCTTCAGCGGCCGGCGCCCACCGAGTTGGTGCTGACCGCGGAGGACCGTCTGCTCATGGTCACCGACGGCCTGGTCGAGACCCGCGGCACCGACCTCGACGTCTCCCTGAAGCAGCTCCGCACGGCCGCCGCCGACGCCCCGCCCGGCGTGGACGCGCTCTGCGACACCCTGCTGGACCACTTCGGACGGGACCAGGAGGACGACATCGCGATGCTGGCACTGCGGTTAGGGTGATCGCTGCCGACCCAGAACAGGAGTGCTCATGCCGCAGATCACCGTCGACTACTCGGAACAGCTGGCGGACGACTTCGACCGGCCCGGCTTCGCCCGGGGGCTGCACACCGCCGTGGTCGAGATCGCGGCCGCGAAGCCGCCCGCGTGCAAGACGCAGTTCCGCAGGACCGAGAACACCACGGTCGGCGACGACACCGACGGGCACGGCGTCGTGCACGTCACCATCGGCCTGCTGGCCGGTCGTACGGACGAGACGAAGGCCCGGCTCACCGAGACCGTGCTGGAGTTGGTGCGGCAGCACCTGAAGCCGGTCGACGGGCTCGCGCTGCACGTGTCCGCCGAGGTGCGCGACCTCGACCCCTCCTACCGCAAGTTCGAGAGCTGAGCCGTCGCTCGAGATCGGCCCGGGATCGGCTCCGGATCCGCTCAGGACGCCAGCGCGATCAGCCGGGTCACCAGGTCGCCGAACGGCCCGTCGCCCGGCTCGTCCTTGAGCATGCGGCGCAGCAGCCCGCTCATCTCCTCGTCGTGCGCCGCGCTCACCGCCGCGAGCGCGGCGAAGTCGTGCACGAGCTGGACCTCCAGCTCGCCGCGCGGGATGCGGCGGCCGTCCAGCCAGATCAGCGCCGTCGACTCGGCGAGCGAGATCCAGGAACGGATGACCAGTTCCAGGCGCGCGGGCGGATCCTCCACCCGCAGATGCGAAAGGATTTGGACATACGCGGCCTGCCGCACGGAGTCGATGAGCGCGTTCGTCGCCGTCGAGCCGACGGCAGGACCGCCTCGCATCAGCGCCGAGAAACCGGGTCCGTGCTCGTCGACGAAGTCGAAGAACCGGCGCATCACCCGCAGCAGCCGCGCCCCCAGCGGCCCGTCCGGCGGCTCGACGAAACGGCCCGCCAGTTCGTCCGACGCACGCTTCAACGCGGCCTCGTACAAGCTGAGTTTGCCGGGGAAGTAGTGATAGACCAGCGGGCGCGAGATGCCCGCGGCCGACGCTATCTCGTCGATGGAGACGTCGTCGGGCGAGCGCTGGCTGAACAGTTCGAGGGCGACGCCGATCAACTGCTGCCGTCGCTCCTCGACTCCCATTCTTCGGCGTACCCCGGTAGTCATGCGAACACCTTACCGATCGAATCAGGCCCCGAACGGACCGGACCGATCGCCGGCGTTCACAGATCCAGTACGAGCCGGTCACCTCGGGCCCGCGACACACAGATCAGCATGGAGTCGGACCGCTCCGCATCGGTCAGCAGCTCGTCCCGGTGGTCCACCTCACCCTCCAGTACCCGCTGTTGGCAGGTCCCGCAGAAGCCCTGTTCACAGGAGTAGGCGGTGTCGGGCAGCTGCGCACGAACGGCGGCCAGTACGGTCGAGTCGGCCGACACGGTCAACGTCCGCCCGCTGCGCCGGAGTTCGACCTCGAAGGCACCGCCCGCCGAGGAGCGGGGTGCGAACCGCTCCAGGTGGACGCCCGGGAACCGCTCCTCCACCGCTGCCATCAGCCCCTCCGGACCACAGCAGTAGACGGCGGCCCGGTCGGGCACCTCCGCGAGAACGACGCCGAGATCCGGTGGCCCCTCGACGACGGTCACCCGATCCCCGCCGCCCAGCTTCTCGATCTCCTCCAGGAACGGCATCGAGGCACGGTCCCGTCCGCAGTACAGCAGCCGCCACTCCACGCCGTCGGGCAGCGCCCGCAGCATCGGCAGGATCGGCGTGATCCCGATGCCGCCCGCGACGAACACATACGACGGGGCGGCCACCAGCGGGAAGCGGTTCCGCGGCCCGCGCACCTCCAGCTCCATCCCCTCCCGCACCTGCTCGTGGACCTCGCGCGAGCCGCCCCGCCCGTCCGGGACCAGCCTGGTCGCCACCGTGTACGACGAGGTGTCCTCCGGGTCGCCGCACAGTGAGTACTGCCGCACGAGCCCCGACGGCAGCACGACGTCGAGATGCGCGCCGGGCTCCCAGCGCGGCAAGTCGTGCCCCTCCAGTCGTAGTTGTACGACCCCTTCGGCGACCTCTTCGTGCGAGGTCACCAGCAGGCGCAGTGCCCGTGACCGGGGCCGCCCGGAGGTCGGCTCGTCGAGGGCGGGCATCGGCCACAACGGCGAGACCTGTATCCGGTGCCGCATCGCCCGCCGGGCGAACAGGGCGGCACCGGCGACGACGGCGAGGGTGCGGAGCTTCGGCATCAGGCGGCACCCTTCGCGGACTTCTCGGCGGTCTCGGCGGCCAGCGCGGCGGGGGAGGAGGCCAGATAGGCGACGGCCTGCTCGGTGGACCCCTCCTGGGAGGGGTGGTAGGTCCGGCTCAGATAGCGGGGGATGGACCTGAGCATGTCCCCGGTCGAGGGGAGCGTGCCCCGCCTGCCGCCGACGTAGAAGTCCTTGAAGCTTGCCCGGCCGTCCATCAGCGTCGGGTCGTTCTCCATGAAGAAGCGCGACCCGCGCTGCCACAGGAAGACCAGAGCGGTGAACGCCGTCGCCCAGGTCCGCACCCGTCGCCGGTAGCTCCCGTCGACGTGCATGAACAGGTCGAAGGCGACCGACCGGTGCTCGACCTCCTCGGCACCGTGCCAGCGCAGCAGGTCCAGCATGGTCGGGTCGGCGCCCCGCCGGTCCAGTTCCTCGGCGTTGAGCACCCAGTCGCCGAGGAAGGCGGTGTAGTGCTCGATGGCCGCTATGAGCGCCACCCGCTCCATCAGCCACCAGCGGCGTGCGCGGCCCGGCGGCAGTGTGCGGTCGCCGAGCAGCTTCTCGAAGAACCAGTCGACCTGCGCGGTGTACGGCGTCGGGTCGAGCCCCTGCTCCCGCAGGTGCGGCAGCACCTCGTCATGAGCCTGCGAGTGCATGGCCTCCTGCCCGATGAACCCGATGACGTCCTCGCGGAGCTGCTCGTCCCGGATGTACGGCAGCACCTGCTTGTAGACGTGCACGAACCACCGCTCACCGGCGGGCAGGAGCAGATGCAGCACGTTGATGGTGTGCGTGGTGAACGGATCGCCGGGCACCCAGTGCAGCGGGGTGGCGTCCCAGGAGAAGGACACCTTGCGGGCCTTGAGGGGTATCCGGTCCTGCGTGTTAGACATGGCGTCAATGTACTGACGGGTAGGGCCAGGGTGAACCCTTGTGCACGGCCCTATTTACATTTCTGTCAGCAAGGCGGTTCGCGCTGGGGTCGTCTCACCGGGAGCTCACTGAAGCCCGTTGATCGAGCGCCCGCTCTCCAGCGTGCCCTTCAGCTCGGCCTGCGCGCCCTGCTTGGTCCGCACGGCCAGTTGGCTGCCCTCGGCGCTGCCGCGGACCCCGCCCGTGGCCCGGATCGACTCGGTGTCCCGGGTGCCCGCCGCCAGCAGATACCAGCCGCCCGCCTGCGCCTTCCACAACACACCGGCCAGCACATGGGGATCGCGCTGTCCGCACGCCGGCACGTTCTGGGCCTTCGCCACCACCGCGGCCTGCGGTGTGCCCGGCGTCCGGAACTGGGCCAGCACCCGCTCCCCGCCGCCCCGCCAGGTCTCGGCACGCGTGCACACCCAGTCCGCCGTGCCGGTCCCGTCGGGAAGCGTCTGCTGCGCGAACGACCAGGCGTTGACCGTCCGCACGCCCGCGGAGCGCAGCGCGCCCAGCCAGCAGGAGTACGGCGCCCAGGTGTGCAGGGCCTGCGCGCCGGTCACGTCCCTGGTCGCCCCGGGGCGGCCGGTGGTGAGGCGCGCCGGGACCAGTTCGGCGAGGTCGGTCAGGAGCCGGGTGCCGGCGCTGTCGGTGACCTGCAGCGCGTTCCACGAGGAGCACGCGCCGGCCTGCTGGGCGGTGGGGCTCGCCATCGGCGAGGTGACCCCCTCGGTCACGGTGAGGTCCATCGCTCCCGCGTCCGGCTTCAGCAGGTCCCGCTCGGCCGTGCCCTTCACCCAGGGCGCCATCAGATAGCGGACGTTGCCGTCGGCGCGGCTCAGCACCACCGCGCTCGCCTCCGCCCTGGTCGCGTTGTCGACGCGGGAGAAGTCCAGGGCGGCACCGGCCGTGCCGTCCGTCGGTTCGGCGTAGCGGGCGATGCGCAGACCGTCGTAGAGGATCACCACGCGCGCGGTGTCGATGGTCCCCGCGTACAGCAGCTGCGGCGCTCCGGCCGGGCCGCCCGACGGGGTGCCGGGCGTCGCCGAGACCGTGACCTTCTCGCCGGGGCGGGCCCAGACGGCGAGGGCACGGCGCAGCAGGGCCGAGTCGCCGGTGAGATCGCCGCGCGCGGGCCACACCGAGAAGTCGGTGCGGGCGGCCGACTGCCACGCCAGCGGCGGGACCTTCGTCAGCTGGGCCGGGTCGAGGGCGGCCTCGGCCGCCGGGTTCTGCGCGTACGAGGGGGCGGCGGGGCCGTCGGGGCCCCAGCCCTCGCCTGGCAGGCCGAGCAGTGCCCCGCAGACGAGGAGGGCGGCCCCGGCGGCGAGCGC is a window from the Streptomyces sp. NBC_00299 genome containing:
- a CDS encoding SpoIIE family protein phosphatase produces the protein MDGFGKQSGTTVMVVDDVSTNRFAMGAVLRRAGHDVVPVASAGEALSELDIRLRAGTLPDVALVDVGLPDMSGFELCRLVKARPSMAVLPVVHFSAMAMDPGDRCRGLDAGADAYLTVPAEPSEIEAVVRAAVRGARLRSAAEVLAHRLTLLSEAIVTVQTARCLGELADAAAAGTARLTGTPAVVFVIGPGGEPHWGSSLRLPRGDGFARPAGTPTALPDTAPQVAAARLITRIAEGRTGRTGVHSTTVPASLWPAGFFRPGVREDARLVLAFTDEGRTSVCVAMPVPPSPPSARRPQAGVLAEPIPVYVPFAHHRPQPGPPAEPMPAYDPLAPRRPHNGVPASVAPATRCRSAPPMPAYDPLAARRPPTAPVPAPDPADDDLLARLAQATALAAEPLLMYQAERQIALTLQHSFLPQPYRLPALPGVKVVVRYVPASRQAEIGGDFYAALRTREGVLTAVGDVVGHSLDAATVMVEIRHALRAYCVEESDPGTLAERLDRMLVHYHPDVTATVCLALVDPGTGRGRIANAGHIPPLLVRDGGDAEYVPVDGPLLGLGLQRPAPTELVLTAEDRLLMVTDGLVETRGTDLDVSLKQLRTAAADAPPGVDALCDTLLDHFGRDQEDDIAMLALRLG
- a CDS encoding metal-dependent hydrolase, whose translation is MSNTQDRIPLKARKVSFSWDATPLHWVPGDPFTTHTINVLHLLLPAGERWFVHVYKQVLPYIRDEQLREDVIGFIGQEAMHSQAHDEVLPHLREQGLDPTPYTAQVDWFFEKLLGDRTLPPGRARRWWLMERVALIAAIEHYTAFLGDWVLNAEELDRRGADPTMLDLLRWHGAEEVEHRSVAFDLFMHVDGSYRRRVRTWATAFTALVFLWQRGSRFFMENDPTLMDGRASFKDFYVGGRRGTLPSTGDMLRSIPRYLSRTYHPSQEGSTEQAVAYLASSPAALAAETAEKSAKGAA
- a CDS encoding PDR/VanB family oxidoreductase gives rise to the protein MPKLRTLAVVAGAALFARRAMRHRIQVSPLWPMPALDEPTSGRPRSRALRLLVTSHEEVAEGVVQLRLEGHDLPRWEPGAHLDVVLPSGLVRQYSLCGDPEDTSSYTVATRLVPDGRGGSREVHEQVREGMELEVRGPRNRFPLVAAPSYVFVAGGIGITPILPMLRALPDGVEWRLLYCGRDRASMPFLEEIEKLGGGDRVTVVEGPPDLGVVLAEVPDRAAVYCCGPEGLMAAVEERFPGVHLERFAPRSSAGGAFEVELRRSGRTLTVSADSTVLAAVRAQLPDTAYSCEQGFCGTCQQRVLEGEVDHRDELLTDAERSDSMLICVSRARGDRLVLDL
- a CDS encoding 5-carboxymethyl-2-hydroxymuconate Delta-isomerase — its product is MPQITVDYSEQLADDFDRPGFARGLHTAVVEIAAAKPPACKTQFRRTENTTVGDDTDGHGVVHVTIGLLAGRTDETKARLTETVLELVRQHLKPVDGLALHVSAEVRDLDPSYRKFES
- a CDS encoding TetR/AcrR family transcriptional regulator, translating into MTTGVRRRMGVEERRQQLIGVALELFSQRSPDDVSIDEIASAAGISRPLVYHYFPGKLSLYEAALKRASDELAGRFVEPPDGPLGARLLRVMRRFFDFVDEHGPGFSALMRGGPAVGSTATNALIDSVRQAAYVQILSHLRVEDPPARLELVIRSWISLAESTALIWLDGRRIPRGELEVQLVHDFAALAAVSAAHDEEMSGLLRRMLKDEPGDGPFGDLVTRLIALAS
- the pulA gene encoding pullulanase-type alpha-1,6-glucosidase, giving the protein MIARWPTPSRRRTTHVGRVAAVTVTALAAALVQPLAARADAPPPPPSDARLAAEPARHEATRDQFYFVLPDRFANGDASNDKGGLTGSRLSTGYDPTDKGFYQDGDLKGLTKRLDYIKGLGTTAIWMAPIFKNQPVQGTGANASAAYHGYWITDFTQVDPHFGTNKDLETLISKAHAKGMKVFFDVITNHTADVVDYEEKSYDYLSKGAFPYLTKDGKPFDDADYADGKSGFPAVGTGSFPRTPAVPAAKKNVKVPSWLNDPTMYHNRGDSTFAGESSTHGDFGGLDDLWTERPEVVTGMEKIYQRWVRDFDIDGFRIDTVKHVNMEFWTQWATALDSYAAKQGRDDFFMFGEVYSADTNVTSPYVTEGRLDSTLDFPFQEAARQYASQGGTAQKLASVFGDDYKYTTDKANAYEQVTFLGNHDMGRIGYFLNQDNPKATDAELLKKDELANELMFLSRGNPVVYYGDEQGFTGAGGDKDARQTLFASKTADYLDDDQLGTDRTHASDAYDTSAPLYRQIAELSALRKANPALADGIQTERYAADGAGIYAFSRTAAKSGTEYVVAFNNAGEAKTATFATGSAGMTFKGIHGTRDSVRSDAGRKVTVTVPAGSAIVLKATGRPAKPATAPTLTLKAPAAGAIGTVEIGADVDGGQLGRVVFAAQVGNGKWRTLGSADHAPYKVTQAIGKDVPAGTALRYKAVVIDSAGRTASATAASTTGTPPAPETPSAASRDYAVVHYKRTDGDYANWGLYAWGDLADGESTNWPDSHPFVGRDAYGAFAYVKLKPGATNVGFLVIDKDGNKDVSADRAIDLTKTGEIWIEQGKEAVRTEKPAADYPAPDKSKAVLHYHRADGDYDGWGLHTWTGAANPTEWSNPLKPVKTDAYGAVFEVPLTDGATSLSYILHKGDEKDLPTDQSLDLTANGHEVWLLSGQEKYLLPQPAGSAAALDLSTSKAVWIDRNTVAWKGSEGAASTQLLYSRDGGIAVQDGTLTGDAKWLRLSRSSLTDAQKAQFPHLKDYPAWSVDPRDRDRVREALAGQVVASQRAAGGTSQAFGSGGGAVLAATGVQIGGILDDLYSGATKADLGPAFDKGRPTLSVWAPTAQSVKLEIGDSTVAMKRNAGTGVWSVTGPKSWKGKPYRYVVKVWAPSVQKVVTNKVTDPYSVALTTDSERSLVVDLDDKALAPGGWSSYTKPKAVPLKDAQIQELHVRDFSVEDRTAKNRGTYLAFADKDSDGSKHLRELAKAGTSYVHLLPAFDIATIPERRQDQATVGCDLASFPADSDKQQECVSKIAAKDAYNWGYDPYHYTVPEGSYATDPDGTGRTVEFRRMVKALNEDGLRVVMDVVYNHTAASGQADTSVLDRIVPGYYQRLLADGSVANSTCCANTATENAMMGKLVVDSIVTWAKEYKVDGFRFDLMGHHPKANILAVRKALDALTLAKDGVDGKKIILYGEGWNFGEVADDARFTQATQKNMAGTGIATFSDRARDAVRGGGPFDEDPGVQGFASGLFTDPNSSENNGTSEEQKARLLHYQDLIKVGLSGNLAQYRFTDTAGKEVTGAEVDYNGQPAGYADAPGDALAYADAHDNESLFDALAFKLPKDTSAADRARMQVLAMATATLSQGPALSQAGTDLLRSKSLDRNSYDSGDWFNAIHWNCADGNGFGRGLPPAADNQSKWPYAKPLLSTVKVGCEQIEGTSAAYRDLLSIRSTESAFSLGTAGQVQSKLSFPLSGKDETPGVITMRLGDLVVVFNATPEQQEQRIASLAGEGYRLHPVQASGADPIVKSSSYERESGTFAVPGRTVAVFSRAL